In Candidatus Binatia bacterium, the genomic window TTTCGCGCGCGCGCGAAAGTCTCGCCGTCAACAAACGCTCCCGCGGCGTCCGTAGGCCCGTCGCTCCCGTCACTGGCGGCGCTCAGCAGAGAGATTCCACGGCATCCGCTAAGCTCCAGCGCGCTCGCGAGCGCGAATTCCTGGTTTCTTCCACCCAATCCCTTTCCTTTTACCTTGACGGTTGTCTCGCCCCCCAGTAAAAAACAGAGGGGCCGTCGCCCCGAGTTTTTTTTCCTCAACATCGATTTCAATTTCCGGCAGATCTCCCGCGCCTTGCTTTGAGCGTCCCCGCTCAGCTCGGCGGTGAGGATCTTCGCCGAAAAGCCAAGAGACTCCGCTTTCTTCTTTGCCGCCAAGAGGGAATCTTGGTTGTTCGCGATCACGATATAGGGGCTTCGGCTCGAAAGTAAACTTCCGGGTTTCAACGTCTCTGGGGTCTCGCCGCGAATCCCACGCAGCAGATGATTTTTAACCGCGCGGGGAATTTTGTTCGTGAGGCTGTGTATTTCCAGGATCCCCCACGCCTTATTGAATGTCGTAGTGTCGTGAAAACTGGGCGCGGAGCCGATTGCAGCCGGATCGTCGCCGATCACATCGGATACCGCGAGCGTGAGGACCCTGGCCGGATAGGCGGCGCGGAGGAGCCCGCCCGCCTTGACTGCGGAAATATGTTTTCGGACGCAGTTCATCTCCCGAATGTTCATGCCGCTTTTCAAAAGTAGGGCGGTGGCCGCCCGCTTGTCCTTCAGCGTGATGCCACTAGCGGGTTGTACAAGAAGCGACGAGGCGCCTCCCATGAGAAAGACGACGACGCAGTCGTTGCAGTCTGCGCGGCCGAGCATCTCGAGGCAGCGTTTGGTTGCGCTCAAACCTCTATGATCAGGCAGCGGATGTCCGGCGGCCAAGATGGCGATGCGTTTGAATCTCTCCCGGCCAATCCGGTCTCTGACGATAAAGATTCCTTGCTCCAGTCTGTCGCCGAGCAGCCTCTGCCAAAACCGCGCCGACTTGTCGGCGCCTTTTCCGACGCCCACTACGTAAACTTTGCCGGTCAGCGGAAAGCGGGATCGGCTGCGCGCGGTCTCGATCACGAGGGCATTGCCGGAAATCTCGACTCGTTTTTTTAGCAGGACGGAAGGCTTGGCCGCGCTTACGGCCGCCTCGTAGATTGTTTGAAGGAACTGCCGGTCACGCCGCTGCCCTAAATTCCATGGACCTTGCTTCCCTGGGCGCGTTTCCTTTATATTGGCCATGCCCGATTTCCCGGGAGATTATGAGCGACAACGAGTTCCTTCCTCAAGAAGGCCCCAAAGGGTTTATCAACGTCTGGAAAAGAATCATCATGGACCCTCAGGACTTCTATCGGGAGATGCCGTCAACGGGCGGGTTCGACAAGCCGCTCATATTTTTAGGCATTTGCGCGGCGATTTATCTCGTCTTGCGAATCCTCGTGGCGGAAACCATGATCCTGGCGATGGTTTCTTTTTTCCTCGTCGTGCTCGCCTACGTTCTCGGGCCGGGCATTCTGATGCTCGTCGCCCAGACGTTGTTCCAGGGGGAAGGCGACTATGAAGGGACGGTCAGGGTTTGCGCTTACGCCGGCGCTTGTCTGGTGCTGGCATGGATACCGTACCTGGGAGTTCTCGCCTTCGTCTACGCCTGCTATCTTATTTTTCTCGGAACGGGAAAGGTCCACAACCTGGATCCGACCCGGTCGACTTTGACGGTCCTGGTTTCGGTCCCGGTAACGTGGCTCGTGCTGATGTTCGTCTTGGGAAAAAGAGTTCTGCAGTATATCTTCTGAACCGGCTAGAAAACATCCTCTTCGGTATCCGTGATCGCGAGCTTGCGATAGCTTCTCTCGTCTTCGAACTTTCTCTGCATCTTGCTCTCGCGTTCCGTTTCTTCCTGGCAGCGCACGCACAGCCGGGTGAAAGGTAGGACTTGCAGCCGTCCCAGGCGGATTTCGCCCTCGCAGTTCTCGCAGCCGCACTCGCAAATGCC contains:
- a CDS encoding glycerate kinase encodes the protein MANIKETRPGKQGPWNLGQRRDRQFLQTIYEAAVSAAKPSVLLKKRVEISGNALVIETARSRSRFPLTGKVYVVGVGKGADKSARFWQRLLGDRLEQGIFIVRDRIGRERFKRIAILAAGHPLPDHRGLSATKRCLEMLGRADCNDCVVVFLMGGASSLLVQPASGITLKDKRAATALLLKSGMNIREMNCVRKHISAVKAGGLLRAAYPARVLTLAVSDVIGDDPAAIGSAPSFHDTTTFNKAWGILEIHSLTNKIPRAVKNHLLRGIRGETPETLKPGSLLSSRSPYIVIANNQDSLLAAKKKAESLGFSAKILTAELSGDAQSKAREICRKLKSMLRKKNSGRRPLCFLLGGETTVKVKGKGLGGRNQEFALASALELSGCRGISLLSAASDGSDGPTDAAGAFVDGETFARARKLGLNPYRALRENDSYHFFEPLGDLFCPGPTGTNVLDFVIALLC
- a CDS encoding YIP1 family protein; the encoded protein is MSDNEFLPQEGPKGFINVWKRIIMDPQDFYREMPSTGGFDKPLIFLGICAAIYLVLRILVAETMILAMVSFFLVVLAYVLGPGILMLVAQTLFQGEGDYEGTVRVCAYAGACLVLAWIPYLGVLAFVYACYLIFLGTGKVHNLDPTRSTLTVLVSVPVTWLVLMFVLGKRVLQYIF